A portion of the Enterobacter sp. SA187 genome contains these proteins:
- the pheS gene encoding phenylalanine--tRNA ligase subunit alpha, whose amino-acid sequence MSHLAELVASARAAINEASDIAALDNVRVEYLGKKGQLTLQMTTLRELPAEERPAAGAVINEAKEQVQQALNARKADLENAALNARLAAETIDVSLPGRRTENGGLHPVTRTIDRIESFFGELGFTVATGPEIEDDYHNFDALNIPGHHPARADHDTFWFDATRLLRTQTSGVQIRTMANQQPPIRIIAPGRVYRNDYDQTHTPMFHQMEGLIVDTNISFTNLKGTLHDFLRNFFEEDLQIRFRPSYFPFTEPSAEVDVMGKNGKWLEVLGCGMVHPNVLRNVGIDPEVYSGFAFGMGMERLTMLRYGVTDLRAFFENDLRFLKQFK is encoded by the coding sequence ATGTCACATCTCGCAGAGCTGGTTGCCAGCGCCAGGGCAGCCATTAACGAGGCTTCAGATATTGCCGCATTAGATAATGTGCGCGTTGAATATCTGGGTAAAAAAGGGCAACTGACCCTTCAGATGACCACCCTGCGTGAGTTGCCAGCTGAAGAACGTCCGGCAGCCGGTGCGGTGATCAACGAAGCCAAAGAGCAGGTGCAGCAGGCGCTGAACGCCCGCAAAGCCGATCTGGAAAACGCCGCGCTGAACGCCCGTCTGGCCGCGGAAACCATCGATGTATCCCTGCCGGGACGCCGCACTGAAAACGGTGGTCTGCATCCGGTAACCCGTACCATCGATCGTATCGAAAGCTTTTTCGGCGAGCTTGGCTTTACCGTGGCCACCGGCCCGGAAATCGAAGACGATTACCATAACTTTGATGCCCTGAATATTCCGGGTCATCATCCGGCGCGCGCCGATCACGACACCTTCTGGTTCGATGCCACCCGCCTGCTGCGTACGCAGACCTCTGGCGTACAGATCCGCACCATGGCGAACCAGCAGCCGCCGATCCGTATTATCGCGCCAGGTCGCGTTTACCGTAACGATTACGACCAGACGCACACCCCAATGTTCCATCAGATGGAAGGCCTGATCGTTGATACCAACATCAGCTTCACCAACCTGAAAGGGACGCTGCACGACTTCCTGCGTAACTTCTTTGAAGAAGATCTGCAGATCCGCTTCCGTCCGTCCTATTTCCCGTTCACCGAACCGTCCGCGGAAGTGGATGTGATGGGTAAAAACGGCAAATGGCTGGAAGTGCTGGGCTGCGGCATGGTGCATCCGAACGTGCTGCGCAACGTCGGCATCGATCCGGAAGTCTATTCCGGCTTCGCGTTCGGCATGGGTATGGAGCGTCTGACCATGCTGCGCTATGGCGTAACCGATTTACGTGCATTCTTCGAAAACGATCTGCGTTTCCTCAAACAGTTTAAATAA
- the thrS gene encoding threonine--tRNA ligase codes for MPVITLPDGSQRHFDKAVSPLDVALDIGPGLAKACIAGRVNGELVDATDLIENDAQLAIITAKDEDGLEIIRHSCAHLLGHAIKQLWPNTKMAIGPVIDNGFYYDIDLDHTLTQEDLDALEKRMHELAETNYDVVKKKVSWHEARETFASRGESYKVSILDENIAHDDKPGLYHHQEYVDMCRGPHVPNMRFCHHFKLMKTAGAYWRGDSNNKMLQRIYGTAWADKKALNAYLQRLEEAAKRDHRKIGKQLDLYHMQEEAPGMVFWHNDGWTIFRELETFVRSKLKEYQYQEVKGPFMMDRVLWEKTGHWDNYKDAMFTTSSENREYCIKPMNCPGHVQIFNQGLKSYRDLPLRMAEFGSCHRNEPSGALHGLMRVRGFTQDDAHIFCTEEQVRDEVNACIRLVYDMYSTFGFEKIVVKLSTRPEKRIGSDEMWDRAEADLAVALEENNIPFEYQLGEGAFYGPKIEFTLYDCLDRAWQCGTVQLDFSLPSRLSASYVGENNERQVPVMIHRAILGSLERFIGILTEEFAGFFPTWLAPVQVVVMNITDSQAEYVNELTRKLQNAGIRVKADLRNEKIGFKIREHTLRRVPYMLVCGDKEVEAGKVAVRTRRGKDLGSLDVNDVIEKLQQEIRSRSLQQLEE; via the coding sequence ATGCCAGTTATTACCCTTCCTGACGGCAGTCAACGTCACTTCGATAAAGCCGTAAGCCCATTAGATGTCGCACTGGATATCGGTCCTGGTCTCGCGAAAGCGTGTATCGCCGGACGTGTTAATGGCGAGCTGGTCGATGCAACCGATCTAATAGAAAACGATGCGCAGCTGGCTATCATCACCGCAAAAGATGAAGATGGTCTGGAAATTATTCGTCACTCCTGTGCGCACCTGTTGGGTCATGCCATTAAGCAACTGTGGCCGAATACCAAAATGGCTATCGGTCCGGTTATCGATAATGGCTTCTATTATGATATTGACCTTGACCATACCCTGACGCAGGAAGATCTCGACGCGCTCGAAAAACGTATGCACGAGCTCGCCGAAACCAATTACGATGTCGTCAAGAAAAAAGTCAGCTGGCACGAAGCGCGTGAAACCTTCGCGTCCCGCGGCGAGAGCTATAAAGTCTCTATCCTTGATGAAAACATTGCCCACGATGATAAGCCTGGCTTGTATCATCATCAGGAATACGTCGACATGTGCCGTGGTCCGCACGTGCCGAATATGCGTTTCTGCCATCACTTTAAACTGATGAAAACCGCGGGCGCGTACTGGCGTGGCGACAGCAATAATAAAATGTTGCAGCGTATCTACGGCACCGCATGGGCAGATAAAAAAGCGCTGAACGCCTATTTACAGCGTCTTGAAGAAGCCGCTAAACGCGATCACCGTAAAATCGGTAAACAGCTCGACCTGTATCATATGCAGGAAGAAGCGCCGGGTATGGTATTCTGGCATAACGATGGCTGGACTATTTTCCGTGAACTGGAAACTTTTGTACGTTCTAAACTGAAAGAGTACCAGTATCAGGAAGTGAAAGGCCCGTTCATGATGGACCGTGTGCTGTGGGAAAAAACCGGCCACTGGGACAACTATAAAGATGCGATGTTCACCACCTCCTCGGAGAACCGTGAATACTGCATCAAGCCGATGAACTGCCCGGGTCACGTGCAGATCTTCAATCAGGGTCTAAAATCCTACCGTGACCTGCCGCTGCGTATGGCAGAGTTTGGTAGTTGTCACCGTAATGAGCCGTCAGGCGCGTTACATGGACTGATGCGTGTACGTGGTTTCACTCAGGATGACGCCCATATCTTCTGTACAGAAGAGCAGGTGCGTGATGAAGTGAACGCCTGTATTCGTTTGGTCTACGATATGTACAGCACCTTTGGCTTCGAGAAGATCGTCGTCAAACTTTCCACTCGCCCCGAAAAACGTATCGGTAGCGATGAAATGTGGGATCGTGCTGAGGCGGATCTGGCAGTCGCGCTGGAAGAAAACAACATCCCGTTTGAATATCAGCTGGGTGAAGGCGCGTTCTACGGTCCGAAAATTGAATTTACCCTGTATGACTGCCTCGATCGTGCATGGCAGTGCGGTACGGTACAGCTGGACTTCTCCTTGCCGTCTCGTCTGAGCGCCTCTTATGTGGGCGAAAACAACGAGCGACAAGTTCCGGTAATGATTCACCGCGCGATCCTCGGTTCACTGGAGCGCTTTATCGGCATCCTGACCGAAGAATTTGCGGGCTTCTTCCCGACCTGGCTTGCGCCAGTGCAGGTAGTGGTGATGAATATTACTGATTCTCAGGCGGAATATGTCAACGAATTGACCCGCAAACTGCAAAATGCCGGCATTCGCGTTAAAGCAGACTTGAGAAACGAGAAGATTGGCTTTAAAATCCGCGAGCACACTTTACGTCGTGTCCCTTATATGCTGGTTTGTGGCGATAAAGAGGTTGAAGCCGGCAAAGTCGCCGTGCGTACCCGTCGTGGTAAAGACCTGGGTAGCCTGGACGTAAATGACGTTATCGAGAAGCTGCAACAAGAGATTCGCAGCCGCAGTCTTCAACAACTGGAGGAATAA
- the ghoS gene encoding type V toxin-antitoxin system endoribonuclease antitoxin GhoS encodes MSSGDITRYVVTIKFHEDNLSEINELNNHFTRAGFLLTLTDDDGKVHELGTNTFGLITAMSEEEVKAQSAALAESALDKQPEITVSRWETWQTEQQKAQ; translated from the coding sequence ATGAGCAGTGGTGACATTACGCGCTATGTGGTTACGATCAAATTTCACGAAGACAATCTGAGTGAAATTAACGAACTGAACAACCATTTCACGCGCGCCGGATTTTTACTGACGCTGACCGACGATGATGGCAAGGTACATGAACTCGGCACCAACACTTTTGGTCTGATCACCGCCATGAGTGAAGAGGAAGTCAAAGCGCAGTCCGCTGCTCTGGCGGAAAGCGCGCTGGATAAACAGCCGGAAATTACCGTTTCCCGCTGGGAAACGTGGCAAACAGAGCAGCAAAAAGCACAATAA
- a CDS encoding DUF481 domain-containing protein, producing MKLLKTVPAVVMLAGGVLASLNAAADDTVFTVMDDPSTAQKPFEGNLNAGYLAQSGNTKSSSLTADSTLTWYGNTTAWSLWGNASNTSSNDERSSEKYAVGGRSRFNVTDADYLFGQASWLTDRYNGYRQRDILTAGYGRQFLNGPVHSLRFEFGPGVRYDEYTDGDNKTQPLGYASGTYAWQMTDNTKFTQGVSVFGADDTTLNSETALNVAINEHFGLKVAYNVTWNSEPPASAPEHTDRRTVVSLGYKM from the coding sequence ATGAAGCTTTTAAAGACAGTACCCGCAGTTGTTATGCTTGCGGGAGGCGTGCTTGCGTCACTGAATGCTGCCGCAGATGATACCGTTTTTACTGTCATGGATGACCCCTCCACTGCACAGAAACCCTTTGAAGGTAATCTGAACGCAGGCTACCTGGCCCAGTCAGGTAACACCAAGAGTTCCTCGCTGACCGCTGACTCCACCCTGACCTGGTACGGCAATACCACCGCCTGGTCCCTGTGGGGCAACGCCAGCAACACCTCTTCGAATGACGAGCGCTCGTCTGAGAAATATGCGGTGGGCGGACGCTCGCGCTTCAACGTGACCGATGCGGATTACCTGTTTGGCCAGGCCAGCTGGTTGACCGACCGTTACAACGGTTATCGTCAGCGTGATATCCTCACCGCTGGTTATGGTCGCCAGTTCCTGAATGGTCCGGTGCACAGCCTGCGTTTTGAATTCGGTCCGGGCGTACGTTATGACGAGTACACCGACGGCGACAACAAAACACAGCCGCTGGGTTATGCCTCAGGAACTTATGCCTGGCAGATGACAGATAACACTAAGTTCACGCAGGGTGTTTCGGTATTTGGCGCTGATGATACGACGCTGAACTCTGAAACCGCGCTGAATGTGGCTATTAACGAACACTTTGGCCTGAAGGTGGCATATAACGTTACCTGGAACTCTGAGCCACCGGCCTCCGCGCCGGAGCACACCGATCGTCGTACGGTCGTGTCGTTAGGTTATAAGATGTAA
- a CDS encoding YniB family protein: MTYQQAGRIAVLKRVMGWVIFIPAFISTLISVLKFMYEHSEKQPGISAVMQDFAHVMIEMMRFNTPFLNFFWYNSPLPDFHQQLNIGFWIIYALIFIGLALQASGARMSRQARFLRENVEDMTILENAKGADGLYREQIEARIVVPNHSIFRQIFTLYILPVIIIVLGYLFFSLLGFL; the protein is encoded by the coding sequence ATGACGTATCAACAAGCTGGACGCATTGCCGTGCTCAAACGCGTGATGGGATGGGTAATTTTCATCCCGGCCTTTATTTCTACTCTGATCTCCGTACTGAAGTTTATGTACGAGCACAGCGAAAAGCAGCCCGGCATCAGCGCGGTGATGCAGGATTTCGCCCATGTGATGATCGAGATGATGCGTTTTAACACGCCGTTCCTGAATTTCTTCTGGTACAACTCGCCGCTGCCGGATTTTCACCAGCAGCTGAATATTGGCTTCTGGATCATTTATGCGCTGATTTTTATCGGCCTGGCGTTACAGGCCTCAGGCGCGCGCATGAGCCGTCAGGCACGTTTTCTGCGTGAGAACGTAGAAGATATGACGATTCTGGAAAACGCCAAAGGCGCAGACGGTCTGTACCGCGAGCAGATCGAAGCGCGGATCGTGGTGCCGAATCATTCAATATTCCGCCAGATTTTCACCCTCTATATTTTGCCGGTAATTATTATCGTGCTCGGCTATCTGTTCTTTTCGCTGCTGGGTTTTCTTTGA
- a CDS encoding flagellin N-terminal helical domain-containing protein produces MQAINHNAIAGLNLVARQSTTSLLSQTIARLSSGLRINSAMDDAAGLAITNRMRSNINADTVISRGLDDATSLAQTADGSLGSVANLLIRAKSLAIQSVNDTLSESDRSSIQNEYESILAGINDLSEQTEIFGKYPLATANPELPPALIGDVAPISSKFPVAGSNYTFSSGVVPLAYLPAGSTNINLTIDSLGLDDDIQLFTRDGKHLAGTPFTGPDPDYTWVSRGITDAAKADSKLLTAANGFQSGATYDDSQLIEGGAAWNLNGSATLNYNGMTITYSGDGDRYEDRGMGAYNDGSNGTNRLERLTIDNVSEDLIVVIVGSGSFTSNLTWGNLPAPTITPATPPKKSGPMEVITSANFGDDIQAMTMTATPADTKTLGIRDTSLSSAQSASSAMGALDNALAKVSGYRAQYGAWMNRFDSAKSVLSQQTLSTQTAQSRIMDADYALETSKQIKAQILQESQNAVLKIANQLPENLLTLLRT; encoded by the coding sequence ATGCAAGCTATTAATCATAATGCGATCGCCGGGCTGAATCTGGTTGCGAGGCAAAGCACCACATCGCTCCTTTCGCAAACCATTGCCAGGCTGTCGTCAGGATTACGCATCAATTCAGCCATGGATGACGCGGCCGGGCTTGCTATTACCAACAGAATGCGCTCGAACATTAATGCCGACACGGTGATTTCCCGTGGGCTGGATGACGCGACCAGTCTTGCACAAACCGCAGACGGAAGCCTCGGGTCGGTGGCAAATCTTTTGATCCGCGCTAAAAGTCTTGCCATTCAGTCCGTTAATGACACACTGTCTGAAAGCGACCGGAGCAGCATCCAGAATGAATATGAAAGTATTCTGGCCGGGATCAACGATCTTTCCGAACAAACGGAAATTTTTGGTAAATACCCGCTGGCTACGGCGAACCCGGAACTGCCCCCTGCCCTGATTGGCGACGTGGCGCCGATCAGCAGTAAATTTCCCGTTGCCGGTAGCAATTATACCTTTAGCTCAGGGGTGGTACCGCTGGCTTATTTACCCGCGGGTTCGACCAATATCAATCTGACCATCGACTCCCTCGGTCTGGACGATGACATTCAGCTGTTTACCCGTGATGGCAAGCATCTGGCGGGCACGCCCTTTACCGGGCCGGATCCGGATTATACCTGGGTCAGCCGCGGCATCACCGATGCGGCGAAAGCCGACAGTAAATTGCTGACCGCGGCCAACGGTTTTCAGAGCGGCGCAACGTATGACGACAGCCAGCTTATCGAAGGCGGCGCGGCCTGGAACCTCAACGGCAGCGCGACGCTGAATTATAACGGCATGACCATCACCTACAGTGGCGATGGCGATCGTTATGAAGACCGGGGCATGGGCGCGTACAACGACGGCTCGAATGGCACCAACCGCCTTGAGCGCCTGACCATCGATAACGTCAGTGAAGACCTGATCGTGGTGATCGTTGGCAGCGGTTCCTTTACCAGCAACCTGACCTGGGGAAATCTGCCTGCGCCGACCATCACCCCTGCCACACCGCCGAAAAAGAGTGGTCCGATGGAGGTGATCACCAGCGCCAATTTTGGCGATGATATTCAGGCAATGACCATGACCGCCACGCCAGCCGACACCAAAACGCTGGGCATTCGCGACACCAGCCTGAGTTCGGCGCAGTCAGCCAGTAGCGCCATGGGCGCGCTTGATAACGCGCTGGCAAAGGTAAGCGGCTATCGCGCGCAGTACGGGGCCTGGATGAACCGCTTTGATTCAGCCAAATCGGTATTGTCACAACAGACGCTCTCCACCCAAACGGCTCAGAGTCGTATTATGGATGCAGACTACGCGCTGGAAACCAGTAAGCAAATTAAAGCGCAGATTTTGCAGGAGAGTCAGAACGCGGTGTTGAAGATTGCGAATCAGCTGCCGGAGAATTTGCTGACCTTATTACGTACATAA
- the rplT gene encoding 50S ribosomal protein L20 yields the protein MARVKRGVVARARHKKILKQAKGYYGARSRVYRVAFQAVIKAGQYAYRDRRQKKRQFRQLWIARINAAARQNGISYSKFINGLKKASVEIDRKILADIAVFDKVAFSALVEKAKAALA from the coding sequence ATGGCTCGCGTAAAACGTGGTGTAGTTGCACGTGCACGTCACAAGAAAATTTTGAAACAAGCTAAAGGTTACTACGGTGCGCGTTCACGCGTATACCGCGTTGCCTTCCAGGCTGTTATCAAAGCAGGTCAGTACGCTTATCGTGACCGTCGTCAGAAAAAGCGTCAGTTCCGTCAACTGTGGATTGCGCGTATTAACGCAGCAGCACGTCAGAACGGTATTTCTTACAGCAAATTCATCAACGGCCTGAAAAAAGCCTCTGTTGAAATCGACCGTAAGATTCTGGCTGACATCGCTGTATTCGACAAAGTGGCATTCTCTGCCCTGGTCGAAAAAGCGAAAGCAGCTCTGGCATAA
- the hxpB gene encoding hexitol phosphatase HxpB produces the protein MSTPRQILAAIFDMDGLLIDSEPLWDRAELEVMASLGVDITRRNELPDTLGLRIDMVVDLWYAQQPWNGPDRGEVTERIIARSLSLVEEKRPLLPGVREALTLCKAQGLKIGLASASPLHMLEKVLAMFELTDYFDALASAGTLPYSKPHPQVYLDCAAKLGVDPLTCVALEDSVNGMIASKAARMRSVVVPEEANQNDPRYALADVKLHSLAELTVSHLRG, from the coding sequence ATGTCTACGCCGCGTCAAATTCTTGCTGCTATTTTCGATATGGACGGATTACTCATCGACTCAGAACCCCTGTGGGATCGTGCTGAACTGGAGGTCATGGCAAGCCTGGGCGTGGATATCACCCGCCGTAATGAACTGCCCGATACGCTCGGTCTGCGCATCGATATGGTGGTGGATCTGTGGTATGCCCAGCAGCCGTGGAACGGCCCGGATCGCGGGGAAGTGACTGAACGGATCATCGCCCGCTCGCTGTCGCTGGTGGAAGAAAAGCGTCCGCTGCTGCCAGGCGTGCGTGAAGCACTGACGCTGTGTAAGGCGCAGGGGTTGAAAATAGGCCTGGCTTCGGCTTCACCGCTGCACATGCTGGAAAAAGTGCTCGCCATGTTTGAGCTGACTGATTACTTCGATGCCCTCGCCTCCGCCGGGACGCTGCCGTACAGTAAACCGCACCCGCAGGTTTATCTTGATTGCGCCGCGAAGCTGGGGGTGGATCCCCTGACCTGTGTGGCGCTGGAAGATTCGGTTAACGGTATGATCGCCTCGAAAGCCGCGCGTATGCGTTCTGTCGTGGTGCCGGAAGAAGCCAACCAGAACGATCCCCGTTACGCCCTTGCCGATGTGAAGCTTCACTCCCTGGCGGAACTGACCGTTTCGCATCTGCGCGGATAA
- the pfkB gene encoding 6-phosphofructokinase II yields the protein MTRIYTLTLAPSLDSATLTPQIYPEGKLRCTAPVFEPGGGGINVARAITHLGGKATAIFPAGGATGEHLTALLADENVPTQSVETQDWTRQNLHVHVEASGEQYRFVMPGAALSADEFRKLEEKVLAIESGALLVLSGSLPPGVQLEAWVQLIKAAQQQGIRCIIDSSGDALTAALEIGNIELVKPNQKELSALVNRPLTQPDDVRKAAQELVNSGKVRRVVVSLGPQGALGVDGSECVHVVPPPMKSQSTVGAGDSMVGAMTLKLAEGASLTEMVRFGVAAGSAATINQGTRLCGHEDTQKIYDYLVRH from the coding sequence ATGACCCGCATCTATACATTAACGCTTGCCCCGTCGCTGGACAGCGCGACCTTAACGCCGCAAATTTATCCCGAAGGTAAACTCCGTTGTACTGCACCGGTATTTGAGCCGGGCGGCGGCGGAATTAACGTTGCCCGCGCCATTACCCATCTGGGCGGCAAAGCCACGGCCATTTTCCCGGCCGGCGGCGCGACCGGCGAACATCTTACCGCTCTGCTGGCAGATGAAAACGTCCCGACACAGAGCGTTGAAACCCAGGACTGGACCCGTCAGAACCTGCATGTGCATGTTGAGGCCAGTGGCGAGCAGTACCGATTTGTGATGCCGGGCGCTGCGCTCAGCGCCGATGAATTCCGCAAACTGGAAGAAAAAGTGCTGGCTATTGAGAGCGGCGCGCTGCTGGTTTTAAGCGGCAGCCTGCCCCCCGGCGTGCAACTGGAGGCCTGGGTGCAGTTGATTAAAGCCGCCCAGCAGCAGGGTATCCGCTGCATTATCGACAGCTCCGGCGATGCCCTGACCGCCGCGCTGGAGATTGGCAACATTGAACTGGTGAAGCCTAACCAGAAAGAGCTGAGCGCGCTGGTAAATCGCCCGCTCACCCAGCCGGATGACGTGCGCAAAGCGGCGCAGGAGCTGGTGAACAGCGGCAAAGTCCGTCGCGTGGTGGTTTCGCTGGGGCCTCAGGGCGCGCTGGGCGTTGATGGCAGCGAGTGCGTGCATGTGGTGCCGCCGCCGATGAAAAGCCAAAGCACCGTGGGCGCCGGTGACAGCATGGTCGGCGCCATGACCCTGAAGCTGGCGGAAGGCGCTTCTTTAACGGAAATGGTGCGTTTTGGCGTGGCGGCAGGCAGCGCGGCGACCATTAATCAGGGTACGCGTCTGTGCGGCCATGAGGACACGCAAAAAATCTACGATTATCTGGTTCGTCATTAA
- the infC gene encoding translation initiation factor IF-3 has protein sequence MKGGKRVQTARPNRINGEIRATEVRLTGLEGEQLGIVNLREALEKAEEAGVDLVEISPNAEPPVCRIMDYGKFLYEKSKSSKEQKKKQKVIQVKEIKFRPGTDEGDYQVKLRSLIRFLEEGDKAKITLRFRGREMAHQQIGMEVLNRVKEDLGELAVVESFPTKIEGRQMIMVLAPKKKQ, from the coding sequence ATTAAAGGCGGAAAACGAGTTCAAACGGCGCGACCGAATCGCATCAATGGCGAGATTCGCGCCACAGAAGTTCGCTTAACAGGTCTGGAAGGCGAGCAGCTTGGTATTGTGAATTTGAGAGAAGCTCTGGAAAAAGCTGAAGAAGCCGGGGTCGATTTAGTAGAAATTAGCCCTAACGCCGAGCCGCCCGTTTGTCGTATAATGGATTACGGCAAGTTCCTCTATGAAAAAAGCAAATCTTCTAAGGAACAGAAGAAGAAGCAAAAAGTTATCCAGGTTAAGGAAATCAAATTCCGACCTGGTACAGATGAAGGTGACTATCAGGTAAAACTCCGCAGCCTGATTCGCTTTCTCGAAGAGGGTGACAAGGCCAAGATCACACTGCGTTTCCGCGGTCGTGAGATGGCCCACCAACAGATCGGTATGGAAGTGCTTAATCGCGTGAAAGAAGATCTGGGTGAACTGGCAGTGGTCGAATCCTTCCCTACGAAGATCGAAGGCCGCCAGATGATCATGGTGCTTGCTCCTAAGAAGAAACAGTAA
- the rpmI gene encoding 50S ribosomal protein L35, whose amino-acid sequence MPKIKTVRGAAKRFKKTGKGGFKHKHANLRHILTKKATKRKRHLRPKAMVSKGDLGLVIACLPYA is encoded by the coding sequence ATGCCAAAAATTAAGACCGTACGCGGTGCTGCTAAGCGCTTCAAAAAAACCGGTAAAGGTGGTTTTAAGCACAAGCACGCTAACCTGCGTCATATTCTGACCAAAAAAGCTACTAAGCGTAAACGTCACCTGCGCCCGAAAGCCATGGTTTCTAAAGGCGATCTGGGTCTGGTAATCGCGTGCCTTCCGTACGCATAA
- a CDS encoding fructosamine kinase family protein, producing the protein MWQAISRLLSESFGEGEIEFRHELPGGEIHAAWHMRYAGRDFFVKCDSRELLPIFTAEADQLELLSRSQTVSVPPVRAVGADRDYCFLVMDYLPARPLDAHNAFLLGQQLARLHQWSDQPQFGLDFDNDLSTTPQPNAWQRRWSTFFAEQRIGWQLELAAEKGLEFGNIDAIVEHVKQRLASHQPQAALLHGDLWSGNCALGPDGPFIYDPACYWGDRECDLAMLPLHPDQPPQIYDGYQSVSPLPAGFLDRQPLYQLYTLFNRAILFGGPHLATAQKALDRVLAA; encoded by the coding sequence ATGTGGCAAGCGATAAGTCGTCTGTTGAGTGAATCCTTTGGCGAGGGTGAAATCGAATTCCGGCACGAACTGCCGGGCGGTGAGATCCACGCCGCCTGGCATATGCGCTACGCAGGACGCGATTTTTTTGTTAAATGCGACAGCCGCGAACTGTTACCCATCTTTACGGCAGAAGCCGATCAGCTTGAACTGCTCTCCCGCAGCCAGACCGTCAGCGTTCCCCCTGTCCGGGCCGTTGGCGCGGATCGCGATTACTGTTTTCTGGTGATGGATTATCTCCCCGCCCGCCCGCTGGATGCGCATAACGCGTTTTTGCTGGGACAACAGCTTGCCCGTCTGCATCAGTGGAGCGATCAGCCGCAGTTCGGTCTGGACTTTGATAATGACCTTTCCACCACGCCGCAGCCCAACGCCTGGCAGCGACGCTGGTCAACGTTTTTTGCCGAACAGCGTATCGGCTGGCAGCTGGAGCTGGCCGCGGAAAAAGGGCTGGAGTTCGGCAATATCGACGCCATCGTTGAGCATGTAAAACAGCGTCTGGCGTCGCACCAGCCGCAGGCCGCGCTGCTGCATGGCGATCTGTGGTCCGGCAACTGCGCGCTTGGTCCGGACGGCCCCTTTATTTACGATCCCGCCTGTTACTGGGGCGATCGTGAGTGCGATCTGGCGATGCTGCCCCTGCATCCGGATCAACCGCCGCAGATCTACGACGGTTATCAGTCCGTATCGCCCCTGCCCGCCGGATTCCTCGACCGCCAGCCGCTCTATCAGCTCTATACGCTGTTTAACCGCGCGATATTATTTGGCGGACCGCATCTGGCGACGGCGCAGAAAGCGCTGGATCGTGTCCTTGCGGCGTAA
- the fumD gene encoding fumarate hydratase FumD, whose translation MGNQAKDDELYQEMCRVVGKVVLEMRDLGQEPKHIVIAGVLRTSLANQRIVRSELTKVAMEAVIKALSNTA comes from the coding sequence GTGGGAAATCAGGCGAAAGACGACGAGTTATACCAGGAGATGTGCCGCGTAGTGGGTAAAGTGGTGCTGGAGATGCGCGATCTGGGCCAGGAGCCGAAGCATATCGTTATTGCTGGCGTATTACGTACCTCGCTTGCTAACCAGCGTATCGTCCGGTCTGAATTAACTAAAGTCGCCATGGAGGCGGTTATTAAAGCGTTATCGAACACGGCCTGA
- the pheM gene encoding pheST operon leader peptide PheM, translated as MNAAIFRFFFYFST; from the coding sequence ATGAATGCTGCTATTTTCCGCTTCTTTTTTTACTTTAGCACCTGA